In one Legionella clemsonensis genomic region, the following are encoded:
- a CDS encoding DMT family transporter: protein MSYRNNGALYAALSGLFFGLIGYFGVSVMKANVSVNNMLFWRFLVSSLFMGMLLIPRFKKLTFNAIESVKITFYGAAFYGTCSIFYFVATQYIGSGLSMVIFFTYPSIVLLINFLFFKQKISKIYYLALLIIFLGMGLLVNGNRFDFNLMGIGLSLLSALLYALYLIASKGIFIPALLATFFVSLGAMLISLVAAFIEGTFFIPTGLDVWFNICGIGIICTALPMLLLLKGLQHISSLQAAILSVLEPVFVVIFGIVLLGEQVSLIQGLGVVILLAGALISLLHYRFE from the coding sequence TTGTCATACAGAAATAACGGGGCTTTGTATGCCGCCTTATCGGGACTTTTTTTTGGCTTAATTGGCTATTTTGGTGTTAGCGTGATGAAGGCTAACGTTTCCGTCAATAATATGCTTTTTTGGCGTTTTTTGGTCTCCAGTCTTTTCATGGGAATGCTCTTAATTCCTCGGTTCAAAAAGCTCACTTTTAATGCAATAGAGTCAGTTAAAATTACTTTTTATGGAGCTGCATTTTATGGAACATGCTCCATCTTTTATTTTGTGGCAACCCAATACATTGGCTCTGGACTCTCCATGGTCATATTTTTTACCTATCCATCCATTGTTTTATTAATTAATTTTTTATTCTTTAAACAAAAAATTAGCAAAATTTACTATTTAGCCTTACTAATAATTTTTTTAGGAATGGGCTTATTGGTAAATGGAAATAGGTTTGATTTTAATCTCATGGGGATTGGCCTAAGCTTGTTATCTGCCCTTTTGTATGCTCTTTATTTAATCGCCAGTAAGGGTATTTTTATTCCAGCTCTGTTAGCAACATTCTTCGTCTCGCTTGGTGCAATGCTCATTTCTTTGGTTGCAGCTTTTATTGAAGGAACATTTTTTATCCCAACTGGTTTAGATGTCTGGTTTAATATCTGTGGAATTGGAATTATCTGTACCGCACTGCCAATGCTGTTGCTTTTAAAGGGCTTACAGCATATTAGCTCATTACAAGCAGCGATATTATCTGTTTTAGAGCCTGTATTTGTAGTTATCTTCGGAATAGTACTTCTGGGTGAGCAGGTTAGCCTTATTCAAGGATTAGGAGTAGTTATTCTACTTGCCGGAGCACTAATTTCCTTACTACATTATCGTTTTGAATAA
- the zapD gene encoding cell division protein ZapD — translation MSEDTITFQLATHYLPKIALRLEYLYLTIKQGCEETHSVIHHYALKNLIEILKLIEKPELKSRFLKELMRIEHALNKSNIVISESLYTNLCTQIQILTHVAGRFGGEIHNDPFLQSIRVYSSTQSNDCEMYSPQLLLWLGLDAKLRQRDLENWLKNLKALQSTVELYLSLLRDSAEFNKIDMYNGFYQRSLPPKSSCHLILLKIEKSFGIVPRMQLGHHGLSLRLCDISTMREVRETNARLDLAICQI, via the coding sequence ATGTCTGAAGATACAATCACCTTTCAACTAGCGACTCATTACTTGCCTAAAATTGCCCTGCGGCTTGAATATCTTTACCTGACAATAAAGCAAGGCTGTGAAGAAACTCATTCAGTTATCCATCATTATGCTTTAAAAAATTTAATTGAAATTCTTAAATTAATTGAGAAGCCAGAGCTTAAGAGTCGTTTTTTAAAAGAATTAATGCGTATTGAGCATGCATTAAATAAAAGTAATATTGTCATCTCTGAATCTTTATATACAAATTTATGCACCCAAATCCAGATTTTAACTCATGTAGCCGGACGATTTGGTGGCGAAATTCATAATGATCCCTTTTTGCAATCAATTCGGGTTTATTCCTCAACTCAGAGCAACGATTGTGAGATGTACTCACCACAACTTCTTCTTTGGCTAGGATTAGATGCAAAATTGCGACAGCGCGATTTGGAAAACTGGTTAAAAAATTTAAAAGCGCTGCAATCTACTGTTGAATTGTACCTATCATTATTACGTGATAGTGCTGAATTTAACAAAATTGACATGTATAACGGGTTTTATCAGCGTTCTTTACCGCCTAAATCTTCTTGTCATCTTATTTTACTAAAAATCGAAAAATCGTTCGGCATTGTTCCTAGAATGCAGTTAGGACATCATGGCTTGAGTCTTCGTTTGTGTGACATCAGTACCATGCGTGAAGTACGTGAAACAAATGCAAGACTTGACTTGGCAATTTGTCAGATCTAA
- the secA gene encoding preprotein translocase subunit SecA, which produces MLNTLMKKVFGSRNERTLRRMEKTVEAINAFESQMQALSNEELAAKTSQFKARLADGETLDELLAEAFAAVREVAVRTLGLRHFDVQLIGGIVLHEGNIAEMRTGEGKTLVATLPAYLNALTGRGVHIVTVNDYLAKRDSQWMKPIYEFLGLTVGVIYPDMPHPEKQAAYHADIVYGTNNEFGFDYLRDNMAFSLEDKVQRELNFAIVDEVDSILIDEARTPLIISGAAEGSSELYRKVNELIPQLKKQEEEGDGGHYTVDEKQKQAHLTEVGHQYVEDLLTEKNLLDPGESLYHASNIILMHHVNAALRAHAMFHRDVDYIVKDNQVVIVDEHTGRTMSGRRWSEGLHQAIEAKEGVAIQHENQTLASITFQNYFRLYNKLSGMTGTADTEAYEFQQIYNLEVVVIPTNKPMRRHDQPDLVYLTQQDKYEAIIEDVKDCVARKQPVLVGTASIEASELLSHLMKKAGIKHQVLNAKFHEKEAQIIAEAGRPGVVTIATNMAGRGTDIVLGGSLSAELATLPPEATEAERQAIKADWQKRHDAVLEAGGLRIIGSERHESRRIDNQLRGRAGRQGDPGSSRFYLSLDDNLMRIFASERVASMMRRLGMKPGEPIEHNLVTKAIENAQRKLEGHHFDIRKQLLDYDNVANEQRKVIYTQRAGLMAMKDPQEVVETMRQDVIYGLVDNFIPPQSLEDQWDLKGLSQTLAEDFKIRADINEWVEADHSLQPEEIREKIHALAIERYREKEQLTGREVLADFEKSVILQTLDNHWREHLAAMDHLRQGIHLRGYAQKDPKQEYKREAFTLFSMMLDNLKYEIVRLLSSVEVQTAEDVNAVEEQRRAEQVQKMQFLHQEGDAVNREQTDTTFRRAERKIGRNDPCPCGSGKKYKVCHGSLA; this is translated from the coding sequence ATGTTAAATACCCTGATGAAAAAAGTGTTCGGTAGTCGCAATGAGCGTACTTTGCGTCGAATGGAAAAAACAGTAGAAGCAATTAATGCGTTTGAATCGCAGATGCAGGCACTGTCAAATGAAGAGTTAGCGGCTAAAACATCGCAGTTCAAGGCGCGTCTGGCCGATGGTGAGACTCTGGATGAATTACTTGCTGAAGCCTTTGCTGCAGTAAGAGAAGTTGCCGTGCGAACTTTAGGTTTAAGGCATTTTGATGTTCAGTTAATTGGGGGAATCGTGCTCCATGAAGGAAACATTGCTGAAATGCGCACCGGAGAGGGTAAAACTTTAGTAGCGACTCTTCCCGCTTATTTAAACGCACTGACCGGACGTGGCGTCCATATCGTTACGGTGAATGATTACCTTGCCAAACGTGACAGCCAGTGGATGAAACCTATCTATGAATTTTTAGGTTTAACAGTGGGTGTTATATACCCTGACATGCCTCATCCTGAAAAACAGGCGGCTTATCATGCTGATATCGTTTATGGTACCAATAATGAATTTGGTTTTGATTATTTGCGTGACAACATGGCATTTAGTCTTGAGGACAAAGTCCAACGAGAATTAAATTTTGCTATTGTTGACGAAGTTGATTCCATCCTCATTGATGAGGCGAGAACTCCATTAATTATTTCTGGTGCTGCAGAAGGAAGTTCTGAACTTTATAGAAAAGTTAATGAATTAATTCCTCAGCTTAAAAAACAGGAAGAAGAGGGAGATGGTGGTCATTATACGGTTGATGAAAAGCAAAAGCAGGCTCACCTCACAGAGGTAGGGCATCAATATGTAGAAGATCTGCTCACGGAAAAAAATCTGCTTGATCCGGGTGAAAGTCTGTACCACGCAAGTAATATTATATTGATGCATCACGTCAATGCAGCATTACGAGCCCATGCAATGTTTCATCGTGATGTGGATTATATTGTCAAAGACAATCAAGTGGTTATTGTGGATGAACACACCGGCCGTACCATGTCAGGTCGCCGTTGGTCTGAAGGACTGCACCAGGCTATTGAAGCCAAAGAAGGTGTTGCCATTCAGCATGAAAATCAAACGCTGGCTTCTATCACATTCCAGAATTATTTCAGGTTGTATAATAAGTTAAGTGGTATGACAGGAACTGCAGACACCGAAGCTTATGAATTTCAGCAAATTTATAATCTTGAAGTAGTAGTTATTCCTACTAATAAGCCAATGCGTCGTCATGATCAACCTGATTTGGTTTACTTAACACAGCAAGATAAATATGAAGCTATTATTGAAGATGTAAAAGATTGTGTGGCGAGAAAACAGCCTGTATTGGTGGGCACGGCTTCCATTGAGGCTTCTGAATTATTGAGCCACCTCATGAAAAAAGCAGGTATAAAACATCAGGTGTTAAACGCCAAGTTTCATGAAAAAGAAGCCCAGATTATTGCGGAAGCAGGCAGGCCTGGAGTAGTAACTATTGCTACTAATATGGCAGGACGCGGTACAGACATTGTGTTGGGTGGTAGCTTATCTGCTGAACTTGCAACCTTACCTCCTGAGGCAACAGAGGCGGAGCGCCAGGCAATTAAAGCAGATTGGCAAAAACGTCATGACGCAGTTCTTGAAGCAGGAGGGTTAAGAATTATTGGTTCTGAGCGTCATGAGTCACGTCGAATAGATAATCAGCTTCGAGGTCGTGCAGGTCGTCAGGGAGATCCAGGAAGTAGTCGGTTTTACCTTTCTCTGGATGATAATCTAATGCGAATTTTCGCATCAGAACGCGTTGCTTCTATGATGCGGCGTTTAGGAATGAAACCAGGTGAACCCATTGAGCATAATTTGGTTACCAAAGCAATTGAAAATGCTCAACGCAAATTGGAAGGCCATCATTTCGACATTCGTAAACAATTGTTGGATTATGACAATGTTGCTAATGAGCAAAGGAAAGTAATTTATACACAACGTGCAGGACTCATGGCGATGAAAGATCCTCAAGAGGTCGTAGAAACCATGCGCCAGGATGTCATTTACGGGTTGGTTGATAATTTTATCCCGCCACAAAGTTTAGAGGATCAATGGGATCTGAAAGGCTTATCTCAAACGCTAGCCGAAGATTTTAAAATTAGAGCGGATATAAATGAATGGGTTGAAGCTGATCATAGTCTACAGCCAGAAGAAATTCGTGAAAAAATTCACGCACTTGCTATTGAGCGCTATCGTGAAAAAGAACAGTTAACTGGAAGAGAAGTGCTGGCTGACTTCGAGAAATCAGTGATTTTACAAACCTTGGATAACCACTGGCGTGAACATTTGGCTGCGATGGATCACTTACGCCAAGGTATTCATTTACGCGGTTATGCGCAGAAAGATCCGAAGCAAGAGTACAAACGTGAAGCATTTACCTTATTTTCAATGATGCTGGATAATTTAAAATATGAAATTGTACGTTTACTGTCTTCAGTAGAAGTACAAACCGCTGAAGATGTTAATGCTGTGGAGGAACAACGTCGGGCGGAGCAAGTGCAAAAAATGCAGTTTCTTCATCAAGAGGGTGATGCCGTAAATAGAGAGCAAACTGACACTACGTTTAGACGAGCTGAGAGAAAAATTGGGAGAAATGATCCTTGTCCTTGTGGCTCTGGAAAAAAATATAAAGTATGTCATGGAAGTTTAGCTTGA
- the mutT gene encoding 8-oxo-dGTP diphosphatase MutT: MSWKFSLKVVVAVIVNKSGEVLITRRPLHVPHGGLWEFPGGKLEPDEAPAEALAREIKEEVGIEILSFRFLQEIIHAYSTKIVNLLIFEVRDYKGEPSCLESQMDLRWVNSKELPLYDFPEANTKIIDLIKQICLDPQCVNKSNIELI; encoded by the coding sequence ATGTCATGGAAGTTTAGCTTGAAAGTAGTCGTTGCTGTTATAGTTAACAAATCAGGTGAAGTACTTATTACCCGCAGGCCTCTGCATGTTCCTCATGGAGGTCTGTGGGAATTTCCAGGCGGTAAACTTGAACCTGACGAAGCACCTGCTGAAGCTCTTGCTAGAGAAATAAAGGAAGAGGTAGGTATAGAAATTCTTTCTTTTCGTTTTTTGCAAGAAATCATTCATGCCTATAGTACAAAAATTGTTAATTTGCTCATTTTTGAAGTGCGAGATTATAAAGGAGAGCCTAGCTGTCTTGAATCCCAAATGGATTTACGGTGGGTTAATAGTAAGGAGTTACCTCTCTATGATTTTCCTGAGGCAAACACTAAAATTATTGATTTAATTAAGCAGATTTGTCTTGATCCACAGTGCGTAAATAAGAGTAACATTGAACTAATATAG
- a CDS encoding EAL domain-containing protein: protein MKKNSPNHATMRQALSITWMLLTAIFLIFALYFQWLHNEAEKQHQVSLITNHLRVKIDDLIEDSLRAAYTLPLYGQNLQDCKPNLLPLLRSVVFNNTVISAIVISDAQNKIICSTLGKKYLLPSPSSESPSLFGPLKIDNLRENAFLLQQKLGNYHLGIYIIESLLQNILNSAPNEVLFVGLYNQHQRKFLLHKGNNPLKVREGHDKSIHWADAQLQNLNAFKIVLIADPRHFTINFIYRLLLATAIILFLSILVYWQIRNILNKRFSLTHALNTAIKNNNFQPVYQPVMDCVNNKYCGAEILLRWQTDKDEIMPEAFIEEAEQSGLIVPITLQVLKKAFKESHHFLKVHPDFHFALNLSASHFQDKHFFTKFHQLCEQYHVKPQQIMIELTERELFDQTNKALIAKMHDLRNRGHSLAIDDFGTGHASIRYLQHFPFNYLKIDKIFIHAVGTGAITESLNQAIIQMGNSLKLKVIAEGVETKEQFMFLRQCHVRFMQGWFFEKAMPYEQLVKIINGLQHEK from the coding sequence ATGAAAAAAAACAGCCCTAATCATGCCACTATGCGACAGGCATTAAGTATTACATGGATGCTTCTTACGGCTATTTTTCTTATCTTTGCCTTATATTTTCAATGGCTACATAATGAAGCTGAAAAGCAACATCAGGTGAGTTTAATTACTAACCATCTGAGAGTCAAAATTGATGATTTAATAGAAGACTCTTTAAGAGCAGCCTACACTCTACCTCTGTACGGTCAAAATTTACAGGATTGTAAGCCTAATCTATTGCCGCTTTTAAGGAGTGTCGTTTTTAATAACACTGTCATTTCTGCGATTGTAATTAGCGATGCTCAAAATAAAATTATCTGCTCCACGCTCGGCAAAAAATATTTACTGCCCTCTCCGTCTTCTGAAAGTCCAAGTTTGTTTGGACCTTTAAAAATAGATAATTTAAGAGAAAATGCCTTTCTCTTGCAACAAAAGCTTGGTAACTATCATCTAGGCATTTATATTATTGAGTCCCTGCTGCAAAATATATTAAATTCAGCTCCAAATGAAGTTTTATTTGTCGGACTTTACAATCAGCATCAGCGAAAATTTCTTCTTCACAAGGGAAATAATCCTCTAAAAGTAAGAGAGGGTCACGATAAAAGCATACATTGGGCTGATGCACAACTACAAAATTTGAATGCATTTAAAATCGTATTAATTGCTGATCCCAGACATTTCACAATAAATTTTATTTACCGTTTGTTGCTGGCAACTGCTATCATTTTATTTCTTTCCATACTCGTTTACTGGCAAATACGAAATATTTTAAATAAACGGTTTTCTTTAACGCATGCCTTAAATACTGCCATTAAGAATAATAATTTTCAGCCTGTTTATCAGCCTGTAATGGATTGTGTAAACAATAAATATTGTGGTGCTGAAATTTTATTACGCTGGCAAACTGACAAGGATGAAATTATGCCAGAAGCATTCATTGAAGAGGCTGAGCAATCTGGTCTGATTGTCCCTATTACATTGCAAGTCTTAAAAAAAGCATTCAAGGAATCGCACCACTTTCTAAAAGTTCACCCTGATTTCCATTTTGCTTTAAATTTGTCAGCCAGTCATTTTCAGGACAAACATTTTTTTACTAAATTTCATCAATTATGTGAGCAGTATCATGTTAAACCACAACAAATTATGATCGAATTAACTGAGAGAGAGTTGTTTGATCAAACCAATAAAGCGCTTATAGCAAAAATGCATGATTTAAGAAACAGAGGTCACTCGCTGGCCATTGATGATTTTGGTACAGGGCATGCAAGTATTCGATATTTACAGCATTTTCCATTTAATTATTTAAAAATAGACAAAATTTTTATTCATGCTGTTGGAACAGGAGCTATTACGGAGAGCTTGAATCAAGCTATTATTCAGATGGGGAATTCATTAAAGCTTAAAGTAATCGCTGAAGGCGTAGAAACCAAAGAACAATTTATGTTTTTACGTCAATGTCATGTAAGATTTATGCAGGGGTGGTTTTTTGAAAAAGCAATGCCTTATGAACAGTTAGTAAAAATAATAAATGGATTACAACATGAAAAATAA
- a CDS encoding lytic polysaccharide monooxygenase — protein sequence MSFVKMMLGSVLISICCSIFAHGSMEVPISRIYQCFKENPENPKSSACKAAVELGGKQPIYNWNEVNQPAANDRHTDIIPDGQLCSGGREFYKGLNLARSDWSTSIIEPDAEGLFHFIYYPTAPHKTKYFKFYITKSDYEFNQPLKWSDLEPQPFCTINTVSLVNDRYNMPCKIPANKIGRQLIFVIWQREDSPEAFYSCSDVFVNNTGKPVEWHELQSLYNTAEIAVGMIVKLRLFHHDNGEIETHRIVVTAENNGGNQWPFALAEEVNANSSLLRIGQLKAETGEVVLIPEEEANKIFINKDPSQYHVAIDFIEQQSQVDFIYPDGIAEYKANTIVMGRHDHKRYQCKPWPYSGWCSQSPTYYEPGVGLAWQEAWILLD from the coding sequence GTGAGCTTTGTTAAAATGATGCTAGGGAGCGTTCTCATTTCGATTTGTTGCTCTATATTTGCCCATGGTTCAATGGAGGTTCCAATTTCGCGAATATATCAATGCTTTAAGGAAAACCCCGAAAATCCGAAATCGTCTGCATGTAAAGCAGCTGTAGAACTTGGGGGTAAACAACCAATCTATAATTGGAACGAAGTGAATCAGCCTGCAGCAAATGATCGCCATACGGACATTATTCCTGATGGCCAATTGTGTAGCGGAGGACGAGAATTTTACAAAGGATTAAATCTTGCTCGAAGCGACTGGAGTACTAGTATTATTGAGCCAGATGCAGAGGGACTATTTCATTTTATCTACTATCCTACAGCACCGCATAAAACCAAATATTTTAAGTTTTATATCACTAAAAGTGATTATGAATTTAATCAGCCTTTAAAATGGTCCGATCTCGAACCTCAACCCTTTTGTACTATCAATACAGTAAGTCTTGTTAACGATCGATACAACATGCCTTGTAAGATACCTGCCAATAAAATAGGGAGACAGCTTATTTTTGTTATCTGGCAAAGAGAGGATAGCCCTGAGGCATTTTACTCTTGTAGTGATGTTTTTGTTAACAATACTGGCAAGCCAGTGGAATGGCATGAATTGCAATCATTATACAATACTGCAGAAATTGCAGTGGGAATGATCGTAAAACTTCGTCTCTTTCATCATGACAATGGTGAGATAGAAACTCATCGTATTGTAGTTACAGCTGAAAATAACGGCGGTAATCAATGGCCATTTGCCTTGGCAGAAGAGGTTAATGCTAATTCCTCATTGCTTCGTATAGGACAATTAAAAGCTGAAACAGGGGAGGTTGTACTGATTCCTGAAGAAGAGGCGAATAAAATCTTTATTAATAAAGATCCTTCACAATATCATGTGGCAATTGATTTTATTGAGCAGCAAAGTCAAGTGGATTTTATTTATCCTGATGGCATCGCTGAATATAAAGCAAATACTATTGTTATGGGGCGACATGATCATAAACGTTATCAATGTAAACCATGGCCCTATTCCGGTTGGTGCAGTCAATCGCCAACTTATTATGAACCAGGCGTCGGTCTAGCCTGGCAAGAAGCTTGGATCTTGCTGGATTAA
- the coaE gene encoding dephospho-CoA kinase (Dephospho-CoA kinase (CoaE) performs the final step in coenzyme A biosynthesis.), whose protein sequence is MYCVGLTGSIASGKSTVAAFFKSKGITVISADHVARELTQTDEQVQKKIIKHFGQSILDAFEAIDRPKLRQIIFAHPEQRLWLEQLLHPLIRKRIVYLLGNNKSPYSVVEIPLLKERTTYPYLDRILVVLAEPEQQIKRVMVRDNCSKQEAQAILAAQPSDKERIAIADDIILNNASLETLKRKVAILHEQYLLLASRQNTIS, encoded by the coding sequence ATGTATTGTGTCGGATTAACAGGAAGTATTGCCAGCGGAAAGTCGACAGTAGCTGCTTTTTTTAAGAGCAAAGGAATTACTGTAATTAGTGCTGATCATGTTGCTCGTGAGTTAACTCAAACGGATGAGCAGGTACAGAAAAAAATTATAAAGCATTTTGGCCAGTCAATTTTAGATGCTTTCGAAGCAATTGATCGTCCTAAACTTCGACAAATAATTTTTGCCCACCCTGAACAACGATTATGGTTGGAACAATTGTTACATCCTCTGATTAGAAAGCGAATTGTATATTTGCTAGGCAATAACAAAAGCCCCTATTCCGTTGTTGAAATTCCTTTATTAAAAGAACGTACAACTTATCCCTACCTTGATCGCATATTGGTGGTGCTGGCAGAACCCGAGCAACAAATTAAACGTGTTATGGTTAGAGATAACTGTTCTAAACAAGAGGCTCAGGCAATTCTTGCAGCACAACCAAGTGATAAAGAAAGAATTGCAATAGCAGATGATATTATTCTGAATAATGCCTCCCTGGAAACCCTAAAAAGAAAGGTGGCAATTTTACATGAACAATATCTTTTATTAGCTTCTCGACAAAATACGATCAGTTAA
- the dusA gene encoding tRNA dihydrouridine(20/20a) synthase DusA, producing MIDWTYTHFRVFMRLIAPRALLYTDMQTTGAILNNPVRALSFNAIEHPLALQLGGADKEKLVECAKLAQDAGFDEINLNLGCPSDKVQAGRFGACLMNEPEQVAACISAMKSAVSIPVTAKTRIGIDHQDSYDFFAGFVHKLVNAGCDKLIVHARKAWLSGLNPKQNRTIPPVNYEFVYRIKKELPTLPIIINGNIATIHDINQHMGFVNGVMLGRLACQNPYALAAVHQYYYPETPIRTRYEILQDYTHYIRLAFSQGVALSVLLKPLFNFAHGLAGAKRWKEQLMNIQQNKQVARLQHVIAVFAEMEQA from the coding sequence ATGATTGATTGGACCTATACGCATTTTCGTGTGTTTATGCGTCTTATAGCCCCTCGTGCTCTTTTGTATACTGATATGCAAACGACTGGTGCTATTCTAAATAATCCTGTTCGTGCCCTTTCATTTAATGCCATTGAACATCCGTTAGCCTTACAACTGGGTGGTGCAGATAAGGAAAAACTTGTCGAGTGCGCCAAACTCGCTCAAGATGCTGGATTTGATGAAATTAATTTAAATTTGGGTTGTCCGAGTGACAAGGTTCAGGCTGGCCGCTTTGGCGCCTGCCTGATGAACGAGCCAGAGCAAGTAGCAGCCTGCATTAGTGCTATGAAATCTGCAGTTTCCATTCCTGTTACAGCTAAAACCAGAATTGGTATTGATCATCAAGACAGCTATGACTTTTTTGCTGGGTTTGTACATAAGCTGGTGAATGCAGGTTGCGATAAATTAATTGTTCATGCCCGAAAAGCCTGGTTGTCTGGTTTAAACCCGAAGCAAAATCGAACCATTCCTCCAGTCAATTATGAGTTCGTTTATCGCATTAAAAAAGAGCTTCCCACATTACCCATTATTATCAATGGAAATATTGCTACTATCCATGACATCAATCAGCACATGGGTTTTGTAAATGGCGTAATGCTGGGAAGACTGGCTTGTCAAAATCCCTATGCATTAGCTGCTGTTCATCAATACTATTATCCTGAGACTCCAATTCGTACACGCTATGAGATATTGCAGGATTATACGCACTACATTAGATTAGCATTTTCCCAAGGTGTTGCTTTAAGTGTATTACTCAAGCCCTTGTTTAATTTTGCTCATGGATTAGCAGGGGCTAAACGTTGGAAAGAACAGTTGATGAATATTCAGCAAAATAAGCAAGTGGCAAGATTGCAGCATGTAATTGCAGTGTTTGCTGAAATGGAGCAAGCATAA
- a CDS encoding alpha/beta fold hydrolase, which translates to MKLFKIIFILLSFLMGFSSISIGQNKPTSIIKTKSSIISSSQCMVDKTRNRSIPIQTYVDKKIKDKAISDEIHMPVVIINHGYGVRNTEYSSIANYLASQGYFVISIQHDLNTDSPLSRTGNLYQRRKPLWDRGVLNLLFIEKVLATQYPFLNFTKVILVGHSNGGDISMLFAKQYPHLVQSVISLDSLRMPFPRDSKFPILSIRANDTNADPGVLPDRRDYRKLKMTIVRFNEAKHIELCDRGNKSIQNKINFVISNFLNKRRSQGFYY; encoded by the coding sequence GTGAAATTATTTAAAATTATTTTTATATTGTTGAGTTTTCTGATGGGTTTTTCTTCAATCTCTATAGGACAAAATAAGCCCACATCAATTATAAAGACCAAGAGTAGCATTATTTCTTCCTCACAATGCATGGTGGATAAAACAAGAAATCGTTCAATACCAATACAAACTTATGTAGACAAAAAAATTAAAGACAAAGCCATTTCTGATGAAATACATATGCCGGTAGTAATAATTAACCACGGCTATGGAGTTAGAAATACTGAATATTCTTCAATCGCAAATTACCTTGCAAGCCAAGGGTATTTTGTAATAAGTATTCAGCATGATTTGAATACAGATTCACCTTTATCTCGTACCGGTAATTTATATCAACGCAGGAAACCACTTTGGGATAGGGGCGTTTTAAATCTCCTATTTATAGAAAAAGTGCTAGCCACTCAATACCCATTTTTAAATTTCACTAAAGTTATTTTGGTTGGACATTCAAATGGGGGTGATATTTCCATGCTATTTGCAAAACAATATCCTCATTTAGTTCAATCTGTAATCTCACTTGATAGTTTGCGTATGCCTTTTCCCCGGGACAGCAAATTCCCCATACTATCCATCCGAGCGAATGATACCAATGCAGACCCTGGGGTTTTACCTGATCGCAGAGATTATAGAAAGTTAAAGATGACCATTGTACGATTTAATGAAGCAAAACATATTGAACTATGCGATAGAGGTAACAAATCTATTCAAAATAAAATAAATTTCGTCATTAGTAATTTCTTAAATAAGAGAAGGTCTCAAGGATTTTATTACTAG